The following proteins come from a genomic window of Gossypium raimondii isolate GPD5lz chromosome 5, ASM2569854v1, whole genome shotgun sequence:
- the LOC105770934 gene encoding lysM domain receptor-like kinase 3 has translation MCRSKKSTDVIRPRSSNSKGPSFSPSSRKPKTLKSSSSLSQPSSSTSITNNSVLSSGYFDNNSSYYNSFSTQASKNLSSIRDSLPENPHIYDFSDICLATDNFRSNRFSSSSASSSWLCNLQGKQVVIFQRKMRRPIELADLVHKLSVICRSHHSSLIKLLGVSLSGNYVYLVYEYVHGVNLRDCLRNPKNPSFTVLSSWISRMQIAADIASGLDYSHHCSGLETSFTHNHIKITSIIVAEGSLMAKICHFGTAELCGEVTTDEESSKTLGRSKSKVMKIEGTRGYMAPELQFTGLVTQKCDVYAFGVVILELLSGKEALKFLVDEESGGYQRVSVIDTAREAAAGGSAGVRTWIDRRLKDSFPVDVAEKMVLVALECVEEDPKKRPDMDKVAGQVSKLYLDSKNWADNIGLPTDISISIAPR, from the coding sequence ATGTGCAGATCTAAAAAAAGCACAGATGTAATCCGACCAagatcatcaaattcaaaaggacCATCTTTTTCACCTTCATCTCGAAAACCCAAAACCTTgaaatcttcatcttctttgtcTCAACCATCTTCCTCCACTTCCATAACCAACAATTCAGTCCTTTCTTCGGGCTACTTCGATAACAACTCTTCATATTACAACTCATTTTCAACCCAAGCCTCCAAAAATCTCTCATCTATCAGAGATTCTCTCCCTGAAAATCCCCATATCTATGATTTCTCAGACATCTGCTTGGCCACCGATAACTTCCGGTCGAACCGGTTTTCATCTTCTTCGGCTTCGTCTTCATGGCTTTGTAACCTTCAAGGTAAACAAGTTGTCATTTTCCAAAGGAAAATGAGACGTCCGATTGAGTTAGCTGACTTGGTTCACAAGTTATCTGTGATTTGTAGGAGCCACCATAGTAGTTTGATCAAGCTTTTGGGTGTTTCCTTATCAGGGAATTATGTTTATCTTGTCTATGAATATGTACATGGAGTTAACCTTAGGGATTGTTTGAGAAACCCCAAGAACCCAAGTTTTACTGTACTTTCTTCTTGGATTTCTCGTATGCAAATTGCTGCTGATATTGCTTCTGGATTGGATTATAGTCACCATTGTTCAGGTCTTGAAACTAGCTTCACTCATAACCATATAAAGATCACAAGTATCATAGTGGCTGAAGGTTCATTAATGGCAAAAATTTGCCATTTTGGCACTGCTGAATTATGTGGGGAGGTGACAACAGATGAGGAATCATCAAAAACTCTAGGAAGATCAAAGAGTAAAGTTATGAAAATTGAAGGAACAAGGGGTTACATGGCACCTGAGCTTCAATTCACTGGTTTAGTGACTCAGAAATGTGATGTTTATGCATTTGGGGTTGTGATTTTGGAGCTGTTGAGTGGAAAGGAAGCTTTGAAGTTCTTGGTTGATGAAGAGAGTGGAGGGTACCAAAGAGTGAGTGTTATAGACACTGCTAGGGAGGCTGCGGCCGGTGGCAGTGCAGGGGTGAGGACTTGGATAGATAGGAGGTTGAAGGACTCTTTTCCTGTGGATGTAGCTGAGAAGATGGTGTTGGTGGCATTGGAATGTGTTGAGGAAGATCCAAAGAAAAGGCCTGATATGGACAAAGTTGCAGGGCAAGTTTCAAAGTTGTATTTGGATTCTAAGAATTGGGCTGATAATATTGGTTTGCCTACTGATATATCTATCTCAATAGCTCCAAGGTAA